AGGTGGCGAAAATTACGGCACTGCTTCCAGAAATACTTTTGCGGGCTCGCTCAGTTATGCTCAGGTCGTAAACCGGAATTTCCAGGTGATGTTCCTGGCCGATGTGATTGCGCAGAACGGTTATTTAGGTTTGCCTTTTCACAGGGTATATTTTAGCGATGGCTCTGGTTTATCGCACCAGGAAAAATTACCGGATACCAGGTTGAAGATTCCGTTAGCGATAAGGGGAAGTTATTTCTTTGGCGATAACATCATCATCCGTGGCTATTACCGTTATTACACCGATGACTGGGGTTTGAAGTCCCACACTGCCGAACTTGAGGTGCCGGTCAAACTATCGCCTGTATTTTCATTAAGCCCATTTTACAGGCTTTATACACAAACTGCCGTGAAATACTTTAAAGGATTTGAGCAGCACGATGGCACAACGGAGTTTTATACGAGCAATTATGACTTGTCAAAATTCGATAGCAGCTTTTTTGGGATGGGAATGAAATTTACGCCACTCAAGGGTGTTTTCGGATTGAAGCATTTCAATACCATTGAAGTTCGTTATGGCCATTATACCAAGACGACAAATATGGTGTCGAACATCATCAGTATCAATATTAAATACAAATAGGCATAAGTATATTATTGTGAAAAGCCGTCGATGAGACGGCTTTTCTTTTCTTAGAATTCAGCTAGCGTAAAGTAACGACGTTTTAAAATTG
This genomic stretch from Flavobacterium pallidum harbors:
- a CDS encoding DUF3570 domain-containing protein; amino-acid sequence: MKRIFITGFALMGLLRLQAQTQPSDSTGYKSTKLKIEEVNLVSSYYKQNGNNSAVTGGVGSEELTDISNAIDLKLVKYGKSGNKHTWDVEVGVDHYTSASSDMIDMSANSSASSGDIRFYPSVNYIMENEAKGQSFGAGISSSTEFDYQSFGGNILYAKKTKDRNGEFTAKFQAYLDQLKLVDPVELRTGGENYGTASRNTFAGSLSYAQVVNRNFQVMFLADVIAQNGYLGLPFHRVYFSDGSGLSHQEKLPDTRLKIPLAIRGSYFFGDNIIIRGYYRYYTDDWGLKSHTAELEVPVKLSPVFSLSPFYRLYTQTAVKYFKGFEQHDGTTEFYTSNYDLSKFDSSFFGMGMKFTPLKGVFGLKHFNTIEVRYGHYTKTTNMVSNIISINIKYK